GGCGAAGTGCGTGACATCACGACGGTCGCTCCCGTCCCCCGGGCTTCATCCCGCTGTCGCTGCTCGTGCCACTCCTCCTGATCCTTCTTCGTGACCTTCCGCGGGGTGAAGTCCCGCGCGAGCGTGCGTATGTGCCTTCCGCCGTCGTCCAGGATGCGGATCGCGTATTCCGTCTCGTGATGCAGAGCGAGGCCGGACGGAAGAACGCCGAACGTCGGACGCGCGCTGAAGATCGGATCCATGTTGATGGCTGCGATGCGCTGGCCGCCGCCGCCGTTCTGGATGATGCGCGGTGCGGCAACGGGCACACTGTAGATCGTCTGCGGTGCCGCTTCACCAAGCGGCTGGCGGAGGATGGGTGAGGCACCGGCGGCGCTCGGCGGCTGGTCGCGGCGCGGGCTCGGCATCGAGCGTGTCACGATGCCGCCGCTGCGGTCGGCGGTCATCGCCATCGGAAAGCCGAGCTCCTCACCGAACGGGACGTTGCGGACGTACGTGCCGTCGCGCTCGAACACGACGAACGCGCGATTGCCCAGGTCGCTCACGACGACCCGGCCGTCGGACGTGATGTCCATCGCGAGCGGCGCCTGCAGCTCGCCCGGACCGCCACCCTTCTTGCCGAACTGACGGACGAAGCCGCCCCTCGCGTCGAACACCACCACTCTCGTGTTCTGCGCGTCGAGGAGGTACATGTTGTCCGCCCGGTCGAACGCAACCGAACGGACGCCTGAGAACATCTCCCAGTCCTTTCCCTCGACCGTGCCGACGCTGAACACATCCATCGGCCGGTCCCTCAGCACGTTGTCGCGCGACGGCAGTTTCACGGTCTGCTGCGCGGTGGCCGGCACCGCGGCCGCCGCCGCGACGAACGTCCACACCATGGTGCGGATGATGCCCTTCCACATGGTCCCCTCCGTTGACAGTGCAGCCGACGTGCAGTTGTGCACGGCGATCGACATGACTCAGACTCCGGCCGCCACAGGATGGTTGCTTCGACCCTTGCGCTCGACGTCGGCCGGGATGCTTTTCGCGCTTTTTGCATCGTCGCGGATGCATCCAGGTGCTGTCCTGACGCATGCCTCCGCGTTTCTGC
This DNA window, taken from Longimicrobiales bacterium, encodes the following:
- a CDS encoding 6-bladed beta-propeller, translated to MSIAVHNCTSAALSTEGTMWKGIIRTMVWTFVAAAAAVPATAQQTVKLPSRDNVLRDRPMDVFSVGTVEGKDWEMFSGVRSVAFDRADNMYLLDAQNTRVVVFDARGGFVRQFGKKGGGPGELQAPLAMDITSDGRVVVSDLGNRAFVVFERDGTYVRNVPFGEELGFPMAMTADRSGGIVTRSMPSPRRDQPPSAAGASPILRQPLGEAAPQTIYSVPVAAPRIIQNGGGGQRIAAINMDPIFSARPTFGVLPSGLALHHETEYAIRILDDGGRHIRTLARDFTPRKVTKKDQEEWHEQRQRDEARGTGATVVMSRTSPAGTSTTIGSRPPANMTLSLDNAPFAEFMSVVTAIRTDPLGRIWVQRRDRDGTAAGPIDLLMPDGRYVGTIPAQAMPNAVSRTGLAAWVVTDDELGVERVVVRRLPATWR